A single window of Alphaproteobacteria bacterium DNA harbors:
- a CDS encoding homocysteine S-methyltransferase family protein has translation MTKYRNRLPQLNGKSMLTDGGLETTLVFHQEMDIPCFAAITVLRLQCGERIIREYFRPYVDIALASGRGLILGTPTWRASSDWAQELGYTPREMEAAHHRSVALLAAIRDTHETPDSPFVISGDIGPRGDGYVPGALMTAAEAAAYHRPQIETLAAAGADLVTALTLNYADEAIGVAEAARDAGMPVAISFTVETDGRLPTGQSLADAIAQVDAETGAAPAYYMINCAHPTHFADAVAAGEAWTRRIRGLRANASCLSHAELEACTELDEGNPVELGRQYRALQDTLPALRVFGGCCGTDHRHVAEISRQIAA, from the coding sequence ATCACGAAATATCGTAACCGCCTACCGCAGTTGAACGGCAAGTCCATGCTGACCGACGGCGGCCTGGAAACGACGCTCGTCTTTCACCAGGAGATGGACATTCCCTGTTTCGCCGCCATTACCGTGCTGCGCCTGCAATGCGGCGAGCGGATCATCCGGGAGTATTTCCGGCCCTATGTGGACATTGCGCTGGCGTCCGGCCGGGGCCTGATCCTGGGCACGCCGACCTGGCGGGCCAGCAGCGACTGGGCGCAGGAACTGGGCTACACGCCGCGGGAGATGGAGGCCGCGCACCACCGGTCCGTGGCCCTGCTGGCCGCGATCCGCGACACGCACGAGACGCCGGACAGCCCGTTCGTGATCAGCGGCGACATCGGCCCGCGCGGCGACGGCTATGTGCCCGGCGCCCTCATGACCGCGGCGGAAGCGGCGGCCTATCATCGCCCGCAAATCGAGACCCTGGCGGCGGCGGGCGCCGATCTGGTGACGGCGTTGACCCTGAACTATGCGGACGAGGCCATCGGCGTCGCAGAGGCCGCCCGCGATGCGGGCATGCCGGTGGCAATTTCCTTCACCGTCGAAACCGACGGGCGCCTGCCGACCGGACAGAGCCTGGCGGATGCCATCGCCCAGGTGGACGCCGAGACCGGGGCCGCGCCCGCCTACTATATGATCAACTGCGCCCACCCGACTCATTTCGCCGACGCGGTCGCGGCGGGCGAGGCTTGGACGCGGCGGATTCGGGGCCTGCGGGCCAACGCCTCCTGCCTCAGCCATGCGGAGCTGGAGGCCTGCACCGAACTGGACGAGGGCAACCCGGTCGAGCTGGGGCGGCAATACCGGGCCTTGCAGGACACCCTGCCGGCGCTGCGCGTGTTCGGCGGTTGCTGCGGCACCGACCACCGTCACGTCGCCGAGATTTCCCGCCAGATCGCGGCATGA